One stretch of Chryseobacterium indologenes DNA includes these proteins:
- a CDS encoding ferritin: MVSEKIAKLINEQIAHEQYAAQYYLSMSAWFSGKDLDGIANYFRVQSKEELMHADKMFDYLNDVGGEIIIGEIPKPPHEFESATDIFEKALAHEKIVTKSIFNIVKNANEEGDFATTSFLQWFINEQVEEEASASQYVTKIKMVCDNPSALYLFDQELSQRVFTPDTTA; this comes from the coding sequence ATGGTTAGCGAAAAAATTGCAAAATTAATTAACGAACAGATTGCCCACGAACAATACGCCGCTCAATATTATCTTTCAATGTCTGCATGGTTTTCAGGAAAAGACCTTGATGGAATTGCTAACTACTTCAGAGTACAAAGCAAGGAAGAATTAATGCATGCTGATAAAATGTTTGATTACCTGAATGACGTAGGAGGAGAAATTATCATTGGAGAAATTCCAAAACCACCACATGAGTTCGAAAGTGCAACAGATATTTTTGAAAAAGCATTGGCACATGAGAAAATTGTAACTAAAAGTATTTTCAATATTGTAAAGAATGCCAATGAAGAGGGAGATTTTGCGACAACATCGTTCCTGCAGTGGTTCATAAACGAACAAGTAGAAGAGGAAGCTAGTGCTTCTCAATATGTAACAAAAATCAAAATGGTTTGCGATAATCCATCTGCATTATACCTTTTTGACCAGGAATTATCACAAAGAGTATTTACTCCTGATACAACTGCTTAA